One stretch of Leadbetterella byssophila DSM 17132 DNA includes these proteins:
- a CDS encoding YceI family protein translates to MKKLSVLALAAFFAVASCKSNSDSATTSEAEEVAVAEGHPYAADLSTSKVEWKAFHKGGFAPRWGTINLSAGELTLANDEITAGSFEIDFTTLVVDPASVTEEGKKASDLQEHLKSPDFLNVGEFPKGTFEITGITDFDPAKDKSVVEGANKVVSGNLTLQGNTINVTFPARISAGDGTVRVEARFTVDRTAWGIKFGATEADPAEWGISKDLEIGVDLTAVAK, encoded by the coding sequence ATGAAAAAACTTAGTGTACTTGCATTAGCTGCCTTTTTTGCGGTAGCATCTTGTAAAAGTAATTCAGATTCAGCAACAACTTCAGAAGCGGAAGAGGTAGCGGTAGCAGAGGGGCATCCTTATGCAGCAGATTTAAGTACCAGTAAAGTAGAATGGAAAGCATTCCACAAAGGAGGATTTGCGCCAAGATGGGGTACTATCAACTTAAGTGCAGGTGAATTAACACTTGCAAACGATGAAATCACAGCAGGTTCTTTTGAGATAGATTTCACTACATTAGTAGTAGATCCGGCTTCTGTAACAGAAGAAGGTAAGAAGGCTTCTGACTTACAAGAGCACTTGAAAAGTCCTGATTTCTTAAACGTAGGTGAGTTTCCTAAAGGTACATTTGAAATCACAGGAATTACTGATTTCGATCCTGCGAAAGACAAGAGTGTAGTAGAAGGAGCAAATAAGGTAGTAAGCGGAAACTTGACACTTCAAGGTAACACCATTAACGTTACTTTCCCTGCCAGAATTTCTGCAGGTGACGGAACTGTGAGAGTAGAAGCTAGATTTACAGTAGATAGAACAGCTTGGGGGATCAAATTTGGAGCAACTGAAGCTGATCCAGCAGAATGGGGAATCAGCAAAGATCTTGAAATTGGAGTTGACCTAACAGCAGTAGCGAAATAA
- the hutH gene encoding histidine ammonia-lyase, whose translation MREHFHYGQDHLTVDTTIQLAKGIIKGVFSNETVQRIKKSEKDVQDIVESKRTVYGVNTGFGILANKAISEEDTRTLQYKILQSHSVGVGKPIPTEIAKIMLITKLHALAQGYSSVQFTTLQRIHWHIENDVIPLVPEKGSVGASGDLAPLSHLFLPLIGLGQVMYKGQIVPTDQVYLAENLEPITLGPKEGLALINGTQFILSYAVKGVERFFNCLEIADIIGAMSLESLQGTKAPFDPRLHELRPFRGNQLVAQRLQTLLKDSEIMESHVDCDRVQDPYSLRCMPQVHGAARNAWLHLKELTEIELNSVTDNPIIFDSHDTISGGNFHGQPLALPLDYACFAAAELGNIADRRCYLLLEGKFGLPMLLMNDVGLNSGFMIPQYTTAALVTENKTLCFPASADSVPTSLGQEDHVSMGSISGRKLYQILENLEYILAIELMSACQAIEFRRPLKSSVLLEEAHEFVRRQVSFASEDRVFADDIKAIKEMVSDYSFVKHMLKTAEKHQINLHQNHTNFHLHI comes from the coding sequence ATGAGAGAACATTTCCACTACGGTCAAGACCACCTAACCGTAGATACTACTATTCAACTAGCTAAAGGCATTATTAAAGGCGTTTTTTCAAATGAAACGGTCCAAAGAATCAAAAAATCCGAAAAAGATGTACAAGACATCGTAGAAAGTAAAAGAACCGTTTACGGAGTAAATACAGGTTTTGGGATTTTAGCAAACAAGGCCATATCAGAAGAAGATACCAGAACCTTACAATACAAAATTCTGCAGTCGCATAGCGTAGGCGTAGGCAAACCCATACCTACGGAAATAGCTAAGATCATGCTAATAACCAAATTGCATGCCTTAGCCCAAGGTTACTCCAGCGTTCAATTCACCACCTTACAACGCATACATTGGCATATTGAAAATGACGTCATCCCTCTGGTTCCGGAAAAAGGTTCTGTGGGTGCTAGCGGTGACTTAGCTCCACTTTCTCACCTCTTCCTTCCTCTAATTGGCCTAGGACAGGTAATGTATAAGGGACAAATAGTACCTACTGATCAAGTCTATTTAGCTGAAAACTTAGAACCTATCACTTTAGGTCCAAAAGAAGGCTTGGCCTTAATAAACGGTACACAATTTATCCTAAGCTATGCAGTAAAAGGAGTAGAAAGGTTCTTCAACTGCCTGGAGATCGCCGATATAATCGGAGCCATGAGTCTAGAATCCCTTCAGGGAACAAAAGCCCCCTTTGACCCCAGATTACATGAATTAAGACCTTTCAGGGGAAATCAGCTCGTCGCCCAGCGACTCCAAACCTTACTCAAGGACTCCGAAATCATGGAAAGCCATGTGGATTGCGACAGGGTACAGGATCCCTACAGTCTGAGATGTATGCCACAAGTACACGGCGCTGCCAGAAATGCCTGGTTGCACCTCAAAGAATTGACGGAAATAGAACTCAATTCTGTAACAGACAATCCCATCATCTTTGATAGTCATGATACCATCAGCGGAGGAAACTTCCATGGTCAACCCTTAGCCCTACCCCTAGATTATGCCTGCTTTGCGGCAGCTGAATTAGGAAATATAGCAGATAGACGCTGCTACTTGCTGTTAGAAGGAAAATTCGGCCTCCCTATGCTGCTGATGAATGATGTGGGACTAAACTCCGGTTTTATGATCCCCCAATATACTACTGCAGCTCTAGTCACTGAAAACAAAACCCTCTGCTTTCCGGCCAGTGCTGATTCTGTACCTACTTCTCTGGGCCAAGAAGACCACGTATCCATGGGAAGTATCAGCGGAAGGAAACTCTATCAAATCCTAGAAAACCTGGAATATATTCTAGCTATAGAACTCATGAGTGCCTGCCAGGCTATAGAATTCCGAAGACCACTGAAAAGCTCCGTCTTGCTCGAAGAGGCTCATGAATTTGTAAGACGACAAGTTTCTTTTGCCAGTGAAGACCGGGTATTTGCAGACGATATTAAGGCCATCAAAGAGATGGTATCCGACTATTCCTTTGTAAAACATATGCTCAAAACAGCAGAAAAACATCAGATCAACCTTCATCAAAACCATACGAATTTCCATTTACACATATGA
- the hutU gene encoding urocanate hydratase gives MKDFIKQYASHPHYKAPRGPQIHAKSWQTEAPLRMLLNNLDAEVAENPEELVVYGGIGQAARNREALEKIITYLLDLDEDHSLLIQSGKPVGVVRTHPQAPRVLIANSNLVPKWATWDHFYELREKGLMMYGQMTAGSWIYIGSQGIVQGTYETFMECGRQHFGGDLTGKLLVTAGLGGMGGAQPLAASFAGATSLSADVNPASIQKRIQTKYLDIWAKSYEEARDLALKYKNEKKAISIGVQMDAGDLLENLLKDGVIPDILTDQTSAHDPLNGYIPHGYTLEEALKLRETSPETYQQKAINSMARHVQLMLDMMDRGAVTFDYGNNIRAYAEQGGVKDAFRFPGFSPAYIRPLFCEGKGPFRWVALSGDPEDIYKTDQALLELFPENEALKTWLTQARERIAFQGLPARICWLGLGEREKAGLKFNEMVKNGELKAPIVIGRDHLDCGSVASPNRETEAMKDGSDAVSDWALLNLLSNASGGATWVSFHHGGGVGMGYSQHAGMVVLADGTERAEQCLKRVLFNDPAMGVYRHADAGYEKAQEVKERFGLC, from the coding sequence ATGAAAGATTTTATTAAACAATACGCTTCTCATCCGCACTACAAAGCCCCAAGAGGCCCTCAAATTCACGCTAAATCCTGGCAAACCGAAGCCCCACTTCGTATGCTCCTCAATAATCTCGATGCAGAAGTTGCAGAGAATCCGGAGGAACTGGTAGTGTATGGAGGGATAGGACAGGCAGCACGAAACAGAGAAGCATTAGAAAAGATCATCACCTATCTTTTGGACTTGGATGAAGACCATTCCTTACTCATTCAAAGTGGAAAACCTGTAGGCGTGGTTCGCACCCATCCCCAAGCTCCAAGAGTTCTAATAGCCAACAGTAATCTGGTCCCCAAATGGGCCACATGGGATCATTTCTATGAGTTAAGAGAGAAAGGGCTCATGATGTACGGACAAATGACCGCCGGCTCCTGGATCTACATAGGTTCACAAGGTATAGTCCAAGGCACCTATGAAACCTTTATGGAATGCGGTCGACAACATTTTGGAGGAGATCTAACCGGCAAACTCCTGGTTACAGCAGGCCTAGGAGGAATGGGAGGAGCACAGCCCCTGGCGGCCAGTTTCGCCGGAGCCACAAGCCTAAGTGCCGACGTAAACCCTGCTAGCATCCAAAAACGAATACAAACCAAATACCTGGACATATGGGCCAAATCCTATGAAGAAGCCAGAGATTTGGCATTGAAATATAAAAATGAGAAAAAAGCCATCTCCATAGGTGTACAAATGGATGCCGGAGACTTGCTAGAAAATCTCCTTAAAGATGGAGTCATACCGGACATTCTGACGGATCAAACTTCAGCACATGATCCATTAAATGGATACATCCCTCACGGATACACCCTGGAGGAAGCTTTGAAATTACGAGAAACCTCTCCTGAAACCTACCAACAAAAAGCTATCAACAGTATGGCCCGACATGTCCAACTCATGCTAGACATGATGGACAGAGGAGCAGTAACCTTTGATTATGGAAACAATATTAGAGCCTACGCAGAACAGGGCGGCGTGAAAGATGCCTTCCGCTTTCCGGGCTTCTCTCCGGCGTATATCCGGCCCCTCTTCTGTGAAGGAAAAGGACCATTCCGATGGGTGGCACTAAGCGGAGACCCGGAAGACATTTACAAAACAGATCAAGCTCTACTAGAACTTTTTCCAGAAAACGAGGCATTAAAGACCTGGCTAACTCAAGCCAGAGAAAGAATAGCTTTCCAAGGCCTACCCGCCAGAATTTGTTGGCTAGGATTAGGAGAGAGAGAAAAAGCTGGCCTGAAGTTCAATGAAATGGTAAAAAATGGTGAACTCAAAGCTCCTATCGTCATAGGTAGGGACCACCTGGACTGTGGAAGTGTAGCCTCGCCCAACAGAGAAACAGAAGCCATGAAAGACGGTTCAGATGCTGTGAGCGACTGGGCACTTCTCAACCTACTCAGCAATGCCTCAGGGGGTGCCACTTGGGTAAGTTTCCATCACGGTGGTGGTGTGGGCATGGGATATTCTCAACACGCCGGTATGGTAGTTCTGGCTGACGGCACAGAAAGAGCAGAACAATGTCTCAAAAGAGTCCTGTTCAATGACCCTGCCATGGGCGTTTACAGACATGCCGATGCCGGTTATGAAAAAGCTCAGGAGGTTAAAGAAAGATTTGGGCTATGCTAA
- the hutI gene encoding imidazolonepropionase, with amino-acid sequence MLITNIKILANVRESQHKLRGAELGELPVLENAFLKIEDGKISDYGPMDATPDRKGDLDASGRIVLPTWCDSHTHLVFASSRENEFIDKIKGLSYAEIAAKGGGILNSARKLRETSEDELFEKAQNRLEKLIQLGTGAIEIKSGYGLSLEGELKMLRVIKRLKNSSPVPIKATFLGAHALPEEYKNQREAYIRLLIHETLPILAKDGLADYIDVFCEQGFFTPEETLEICEAGKSFGLKAKIHANQLSISGGVQAGMSVGALSVDHLESIGEEEIEILGKENAPMATLLPSAAFFLRMAYPPARQLIQNRAAIALASDYNPGSSPSGNMNLLLSLACIQMKMLPEEAINAATLNGAYAMELENEVGSISRGKRANFILTRQVPSLAYLPYSFGENWIEKVFINGK; translated from the coding sequence ATGCTAATCACCAATATTAAAATACTGGCCAATGTTCGCGAATCTCAGCATAAACTAAGAGGTGCAGAATTAGGAGAACTCCCCGTTTTGGAGAATGCATTCCTTAAAATAGAGGATGGCAAAATCTCTGATTATGGCCCTATGGATGCCACGCCTGACAGAAAAGGGGATTTGGACGCCAGTGGTAGAATAGTCCTTCCTACCTGGTGCGACAGCCATACCCATCTGGTGTTTGCCTCAAGCAGAGAGAACGAATTTATTGACAAAATTAAGGGTCTCAGTTATGCCGAAATAGCGGCCAAGGGAGGTGGCATCTTAAACTCTGCTCGGAAGCTTAGAGAAACTTCAGAAGATGAACTGTTCGAGAAAGCTCAAAACAGATTAGAGAAGCTGATTCAACTAGGAACAGGTGCTATAGAAATCAAAAGTGGCTATGGACTTTCCCTTGAAGGAGAGCTCAAGATGCTAAGAGTAATTAAAAGATTGAAAAATAGCAGTCCTGTCCCTATAAAGGCCACGTTTTTAGGTGCTCATGCTCTTCCTGAAGAATATAAAAATCAAAGGGAAGCATACATCCGTTTACTCATACATGAAACGCTTCCCATTCTTGCAAAGGATGGTTTGGCGGATTACATCGATGTATTTTGTGAACAAGGTTTCTTTACTCCGGAAGAAACCCTTGAGATCTGTGAAGCAGGAAAATCCTTTGGTCTGAAAGCTAAGATTCATGCAAACCAATTGAGCATTTCCGGTGGAGTGCAGGCCGGAATGTCTGTTGGCGCCTTATCCGTTGACCACCTGGAATCTATAGGTGAAGAAGAAATTGAAATTCTAGGCAAAGAAAATGCTCCTATGGCCACTTTACTCCCTTCAGCTGCATTCTTCCTAAGAATGGCTTATCCTCCGGCCAGACAACTCATCCAGAACCGAGCCGCAATAGCCCTAGCATCTGATTACAACCCGGGTTCCTCTCCTTCCGGCAACATGAACCTATTACTTTCTTTGGCCTGTATCCAAATGAAAATGTTACCCGAAGAAGCCATAAATGCAGCCACACTTAACGGAGCCTATGCCATGGAATTAGAAAATGAAGTGGGTAGTATAAGTAGAGGAAAAAGAGCTAACTTTATACTGACCAGACAGGTGCCTAGCTTAGCTTACCTACCGTATAGCTTTGGAGAAAATTGGATTGAAAAAGTATTTATTAACGGAAAATGA
- a CDS encoding formimidoylglutamase: MISFKGIDTSQIVKRSGERRIGETLSPEGSFVILGIPESIGVRANYGIGGTETAWNSFINAFLNLQENRFLSGKNICIKGAFEIDQHRDWSVDQLRMAVTHIDEALAIQVKEIFAAGKIPIVIGGGHNNAYPLLKSAFSVFQKKTNVINLDAHADFRHLEGRHSGNAFSYAAKEGYLGKYSVLGLKKEYAPEYMLHSLEKHGAELHFLDKLPDFRTFDRVIQKVLQEYSGEKYGVELDVDVLAHVLSSAMTAHGLPIPWACHYLRLTAPNALYLHICEGATELYDGRTSPGTGKVLAELVSSFIQGFVH, from the coding sequence ATGATCTCTTTCAAAGGCATAGACACTTCGCAGATAGTCAAAAGAAGCGGTGAAAGAAGGATTGGAGAAACGCTTAGTCCTGAGGGATCCTTTGTGATTCTAGGCATTCCGGAATCTATAGGAGTTAGGGCAAACTATGGCATAGGTGGCACAGAAACGGCCTGGAATAGTTTCATAAACGCCTTTCTAAACCTGCAGGAAAACCGCTTTTTATCCGGAAAGAACATCTGTATCAAAGGAGCCTTTGAAATAGATCAGCATAGGGATTGGTCAGTGGACCAACTCCGAATGGCCGTCACCCATATTGATGAAGCCCTTGCGATACAAGTAAAAGAGATCTTTGCCGCTGGCAAAATTCCTATTGTAATAGGCGGAGGACATAATAATGCTTATCCCCTATTAAAAAGTGCTTTTTCGGTGTTTCAAAAGAAAACCAATGTAATCAATCTGGATGCACATGCTGACTTCCGCCATCTGGAAGGAAGACACTCCGGCAATGCCTTCTCCTATGCGGCTAAGGAGGGATATTTAGGAAAATACTCAGTATTAGGTTTGAAGAAGGAATATGCCCCAGAGTACATGTTACACAGCCTGGAAAAACATGGAGCTGAGCTACACTTTTTGGACAAACTACCTGATTTTAGAACCTTTGACAGGGTAATCCAAAAGGTGTTGCAGGAATATTCAGGGGAAAAATATGGAGTGGAACTTGACGTAGATGTGCTTGCTCATGTCTTATCCAGTGCCATGACGGCCCATGGTTTACCTATTCCCTGGGCTTGTCACTACCTTAGGCTAACAGCTCCCAATGCGCTCTATCTCCATATCTGCGAAGGAGCTACCGAATTATATGACGGCAGGACCTCCCCCGGAACAGGGAAAGTCCTGGCCGAGTTAGTCAGTTCATTTATTCAAGGCTTCGTTCACTAG
- a CDS encoding LLM class flavin-dependent oxidoreductase: MDLSILELAVIRQGGDAALAIDHTVKTAQHAENLGFKRVWLAEHHNMPHVASSATAVLIGHVAGHTTSIKVGSGGIMLPNHSPLIVAEQFGTLEAIYPGRIELGLGRAPGTDQLTAQAIRRENMQAPFHFPADVREVQRYFSNTDENEKVRAFPGEGANVPLWILGSSTDSAYLAAELGLPYAFAAHFAPQQLYTAFDIYRRNFRSVKGSKPHTMVCINTIAADTDEEAHFLVTSLIRMFIGIVTNQRQPLMPPQELPDYYYQHKELRYMVDNMLAGTFIGSVDSIRTRLKEFIAKTQADELMLTSYCYDLEAKCKSLSLVNEALNK, from the coding sequence ATGGATTTGTCTATATTGGAATTGGCCGTAATCCGCCAAGGTGGAGATGCGGCCTTAGCCATAGATCATACAGTTAAGACGGCACAACACGCCGAAAATCTAGGTTTTAAGAGGGTTTGGCTAGCAGAGCATCACAATATGCCCCATGTGGCATCATCAGCTACTGCGGTTTTGATAGGTCATGTGGCCGGTCATACTACTTCCATCAAAGTAGGTTCAGGAGGGATCATGCTTCCTAATCATTCACCTTTAATTGTTGCGGAACAATTTGGCACTTTGGAGGCCATATATCCGGGGAGAATTGAACTTGGACTAGGGAGAGCTCCGGGTACAGATCAGCTCACTGCTCAAGCCATTAGAAGAGAGAACATGCAAGCTCCTTTTCATTTCCCGGCTGATGTTAGGGAGGTCCAAAGGTATTTTTCGAATACAGATGAGAATGAAAAAGTAAGAGCCTTTCCGGGAGAAGGTGCTAATGTACCCCTATGGATCTTAGGTTCCAGTACGGATAGTGCATATCTGGCTGCAGAGCTAGGATTACCCTATGCTTTTGCGGCGCATTTCGCTCCTCAGCAACTTTATACTGCATTCGACATTTATCGTAGAAATTTCCGTTCGGTGAAGGGTAGTAAGCCACATACTATGGTTTGCATCAATACCATTGCCGCTGATACAGATGAGGAGGCACATTTTTTGGTTACCAGCCTTATCCGAATGTTTATTGGAATAGTTACTAACCAACGTCAGCCCCTAATGCCTCCTCAGGAATTGCCGGATTATTACTATCAGCATAAAGAGTTGCGGTATATGGTGGACAATATGCTGGCCGGTACCTTTATAGGATCTGTAGATAGTATTCGTACCCGGCTTAAAGAGTTTATTGCCAAAACCCAAGCTGATGAGTTGATGCTGACTTCCTACTGCTATGATTTGGAGGCCAAATGTAAGTCGCTAAGCCTAGTGAACGAAGCCTTGAATAAATGA
- a CDS encoding sulfite exporter TauE/SafE family protein, which translates to MHSTRKAIWKNRIFQTLTILGWMIAGHILFSFFPTFSFKGHLVNLWEAIDSSILIYMAAGFIAQMIDGSLGMAYGVSATSFLMATGLSPAAASASVHASEIFTSGVSGLSHLTFGNVNKKLFRHLLLPGVIGAITGAYIVSSLEDYNYIIKPFVAAYTLYLGIRILSKVGAKMKKKRPIKRLGLLAGAGGFLDSIGGGGWGPIVSSTLIANGRSPVYTIGSVNLTEFFVSFASSLTFIFVMGFGHWQIILGLILGGVIAAPIAAFMVRKIPVKPMFIFVGTVIIIISLRTLLISLGVL; encoded by the coding sequence ATGCACAGCACCCGAAAGGCAATTTGGAAAAACAGGATATTCCAGACCCTCACCATTTTAGGATGGATGATAGCCGGCCATATTCTTTTTAGTTTCTTTCCTACCTTTTCCTTCAAGGGGCATTTGGTGAATCTGTGGGAAGCCATAGACAGCAGCATTTTGATATACATGGCAGCCGGATTTATTGCACAGATGATAGACGGCTCCTTAGGTATGGCGTACGGGGTTAGTGCTACCAGCTTCTTGATGGCTACCGGTTTAAGTCCCGCCGCCGCCAGCGCCAGTGTACATGCCTCTGAGATCTTTACCAGTGGAGTCTCAGGCTTAAGCCATCTCACTTTCGGAAATGTAAATAAAAAGTTATTCCGGCATTTACTGCTACCCGGAGTAATCGGAGCCATCACCGGCGCTTATATCGTTTCATCTCTGGAAGATTATAACTATATTATTAAACCATTTGTAGCCGCATACACTTTGTATCTAGGGATAAGAATCTTATCCAAAGTGGGGGCCAAAATGAAAAAGAAACGTCCTATTAAACGATTAGGACTACTTGCAGGAGCAGGTGGATTTCTAGATTCCATAGGAGGTGGAGGTTGGGGACCCATCGTCAGCTCTACCCTTATCGCAAACGGGAGAAGTCCGGTATATACTATAGGCTCAGTGAACCTCACGGAATTCTTCGTTTCCTTTGCCAGCTCTTTGACCTTTATCTTCGTCATGGGATTTGGTCACTGGCAAATCATCTTAGGATTAATCCTTGGCGGGGTAATTGCCGCTCCTATAGCCGCTTTCATGGTGAGAAAAATCCCTGTGAAACCCATGTTTATCTTCGTGGGAACTGTCATTATCATTATCAGCCTCCGTACCTTACTGATCTCTCTAGGAGTACTCTAA
- a CDS encoding TonB-dependent receptor translates to MKKLVYFLFAIFPLLTQGQNAPLINANVKGIIVDKASKDPVVGANVSIKGTTNGAITDINGEFSLSTGQTLPFTLVIRSVGYQPLEYLAQNKELKIELSATQTSLQELVVTSRRRAEKVQEVPIPISIIRGQAIEDAGAFNVNRLKELVPTVQLYASNARNTTLNIRGLGSTYGLTNDGIDPGVGFYLDGVYLARPAATALDFIDIEQVEVLRGPQGTLFGKNTTSGAFNITSRLPEFRPSGSFEVSYGNYGYIQAKTSLTGPLGKNLAARISFSGTQRNGTLYNVATQSDINDINNLGVRAQFLYTPNDKVKVVLAGDFTDQKPDGYGWAVAGVVKTQRADYRQFNAIIADLGYTLPYKSAFERKVDLDTKSQADNQLGGVSLNGDFKLGNGTLTSTTAYRYWEWVPLNDRDYTGLPVFTISAGNSFHSQWSQEFRYSGKFSERLSGVVGLFGLWQDLNTDPVHTEEAGAAQWRFAQSSTSPLWATPGLFDNYGIKTTYGIKSTGLAAYTQFDWEVIPKLHILPGLRYNYDKKIVDYNRVRYGGLQTEDPALIALKNGVYSNQTFHTDATEGNFSGQISAQYRFNPKVNAFATYSVSYKPIGVNVGGLPTANGQVLLELAEVKPEAVNHKEIGIKTNPGQNAVLNFTLYQTDIKDFQTQVQTPEPGVNRGYLANAEKVRVRGIEIDGNLTVGNSLRLNAAIAYTDGKYVKFTNAPVPLEEVGGAQAFKDISGGDLPGISKFSGSAGAEVARKGTLIDLKGNFFLGADIFYRSEFSSSPSPSQYLNIPAYALLNARAGFRASNGITFFLWSRNLTNTDYYEQLLAAPGSYGQYAGIVGDPRTYGVTLRYSF, encoded by the coding sequence ATGAAAAAACTCGTCTACTTTCTATTCGCCATCTTTCCACTGCTGACCCAAGGTCAGAATGCTCCCCTTATCAATGCCAATGTAAAAGGGATAATCGTGGACAAAGCCTCTAAAGACCCCGTAGTGGGGGCTAATGTTTCCATTAAAGGAACCACTAACGGAGCCATCACCGACATCAACGGAGAATTTAGTCTCTCCACAGGTCAGACCTTACCTTTCACCTTAGTGATTCGTTCAGTAGGATATCAACCTCTGGAATATTTGGCACAAAACAAAGAACTAAAAATTGAACTCTCTGCCACCCAAACTTCCCTACAAGAACTTGTAGTGACCTCCAGAAGGCGGGCAGAAAAAGTACAAGAAGTACCTATCCCCATCTCTATCATCAGAGGACAAGCCATAGAAGACGCCGGAGCTTTTAATGTTAACCGACTAAAAGAACTGGTCCCCACGGTACAACTTTATGCATCTAATGCCAGAAACACTACCTTAAACATTAGAGGACTAGGGTCTACGTACGGCCTGACCAATGACGGCATAGATCCCGGGGTAGGATTTTATCTGGATGGGGTTTATCTAGCTAGACCCGCAGCTACAGCTCTGGATTTTATTGATATTGAGCAAGTAGAAGTTCTGCGCGGCCCTCAAGGAACTCTGTTTGGAAAGAACACCACTTCAGGAGCCTTCAACATCACTTCCAGACTACCTGAATTCAGACCCAGTGGCTCCTTTGAAGTAAGCTATGGCAACTACGGATACATCCAAGCCAAAACCTCTTTGACCGGTCCACTAGGAAAAAATCTGGCCGCCAGGATTTCATTCTCAGGAACACAAAGGAACGGAACGCTCTACAACGTAGCTACCCAATCAGATATTAATGACATCAACAACCTGGGAGTACGAGCGCAATTCCTCTATACTCCGAATGATAAAGTTAAAGTGGTACTAGCAGGAGATTTCACGGATCAAAAACCGGACGGATACGGTTGGGCAGTAGCCGGAGTAGTGAAAACACAAAGAGCTGATTACCGACAGTTTAACGCCATCATTGCAGACCTAGGCTATACACTTCCCTATAAAAGCGCTTTTGAAAGAAAGGTAGATTTGGATACCAAATCACAAGCAGATAACCAACTGGGCGGTGTTTCCCTCAACGGAGACTTTAAACTAGGAAACGGTACCTTAACCTCTACTACCGCTTATAGATACTGGGAATGGGTACCTTTAAACGATAGAGATTATACCGGTCTACCTGTATTTACCATTTCCGCAGGAAATTCCTTCCATAGTCAGTGGTCTCAAGAATTCCGCTATTCCGGAAAATTCTCTGAAAGACTTAGCGGAGTAGTAGGTTTATTCGGTCTTTGGCAAGACCTCAACACAGATCCTGTCCACACTGAGGAAGCGGGCGCTGCACAGTGGAGATTCGCACAATCCAGCACTAGTCCACTCTGGGCTACTCCCGGACTATTTGACAACTACGGCATTAAAACCACCTATGGAATCAAAAGTACAGGTCTTGCCGCATACACCCAGTTTGATTGGGAGGTGATACCCAAACTTCATATCCTACCCGGACTGCGTTACAATTACGACAAGAAAATAGTAGATTATAACAGAGTGCGGTATGGTGGACTCCAAACGGAAGACCCGGCTCTCATTGCCTTAAAAAATGGAGTTTATAGCAATCAAACCTTCCATACAGACGCCACAGAGGGCAATTTCTCCGGACAAATTTCAGCTCAATACCGCTTTAACCCTAAAGTAAACGCCTTTGCTACCTACTCCGTAAGTTACAAACCTATTGGCGTAAACGTAGGAGGACTTCCTACAGCTAATGGGCAAGTTCTTCTTGAACTAGCAGAAGTTAAACCGGAAGCCGTAAATCATAAGGAAATAGGAATCAAAACCAATCCGGGCCAAAATGCCGTATTAAACTTCACCCTTTACCAAACGGACATCAAAGATTTCCAAACTCAGGTTCAAACTCCTGAGCCAGGTGTAAACCGTGGCTATCTCGCAAATGCGGAAAAGGTAAGAGTAAGAGGAATAGAGATCGACGGTAATCTTACAGTAGGAAACTCGCTCAGGCTAAATGCAGCAATAGCATATACTGACGGTAAATATGTCAAGTTTACTAATGCACCCGTACCCCTAGAAGAGGTGGGTGGAGCTCAAGCATTTAAAGATATCTCAGGCGGGGATTTACCCGGAATCTCCAAATTCTCCGGCTCAGCTGGTGCAGAGGTAGCCAGAAAAGGAACCTTGATAGATCTTAAAGGCAACTTCTTTCTAGGTGCAGATATCTTCTATAGATCAGAATTCTCTTCCAGTCCTTCTCCTTCCCAATACCTCAACATCCCAGCATATGCATTGCTTAATGCACGTGCCGGTTTTAGAGCCTCTAACGGTATCACCTTCTTCCTATGGAGCAGGAACCTGACCAATACAGATTACTATGAACAACTCTTGGCAGCTCCCGGAAGTTATGGACAATATGCCGGTATAGTAGGTGACCCGAGAACCTACGGTGTTACCCTACGATATTCGTTTTAA